ctggagggggccggTCGGCATGGACAGCCCTCGCCTCCATGGATTTgccgaagccccttttaaagccatcccagccGGTGGCCATCCCCACCTCCTCCTGTGGCAGAGAAGTCCACGGCTCAGTCCTGCGCAGTGCGAATCAGTCCTTCCtctggttgcccccccccccaatttccagCCAATCAGTCTCAGGGGATGCTGACCTCTGGTTCTGCTGtcatgggaggagggggaggagggaaacccCCGCCTGCCCCCACAGCGACCGAcctctctcctgccttctctTAGCCGCCTTTTTTCTACATGAAAAGCTTTGTGGAgctagaggggtgggggtggggtggggcaaaagAGGGGCTGGGCACTCTctcactgggtggtggtggggagactgagCTTGGGGCAGGAGCAGCCAGGAGGCCAAGATGacccacctgccccccaccctggggctgctgtgctcaCCCCCACCCTGGTGGCAGCCCCTCCCTGGGCCCAGCTTCCAGCCCCCTCTTAGCCCAGCAGAGGGGTGAGCCTGAGGTGAGCCTGAGAACTCTGGtccaggttgctgctgctgctgctgctgctgctgccgcttccGTCTCCGGCCCCCTCGCCAgctctgccccctcactttccACTTGCGGCGGTGGAGCCTTTTCTCAGAAGCCACGAGCAGACCTTGAAGCTGGTACTGAGGGTGGTGGTGCTGTTGGAGCCTGGCAGGATCGTGCCAGCCCATCCGAGAGCCAAGCCGCAAAGAGACCGTTGTGCGGAAACACCCCCCCCGGAAACCCCTCCGCGGAGAGTCCACTGGCCAAGCAGAGCAGAGGAGACGGGGGGGGCTCCCGGGCAGGCCTCCCGCTGCTCTTGGGAAGTTGCCcctccgggggggggagggagggagggagggagggagggtcctTGGCCCTGAGCCAGGCGTTGGCAAGTGCTGCCCAGATGTCGGGGGCGGGAAGaaatgtggctcctggcagcctcCCAATCCCACTGACGGATCTGCTGCCAACCAGCCCACAGGTTCCCTGGCCAGCTACTCctctcccttgaaaagtccaccAAGGGGCTGACCTAGAGAAACCAAGGAGAAACAAACAAGGGAgttcccagaagggctcacaatctaaccccccccacacacacacaaagtcgccaccagcaacagccacgggaaggATGCTGCTCGGGGGGCGGAGGGGGCCAGGCACTCCCCGCCATGGAATAGAAGAGAAGGCctctttcaaaggtgcctctgtgctcagttagcgggcggggggggggggcgtaacCCTAAGcctgccctctggctgctgcgGCCCAGGCCTTGCAAGGGGGAAGACAAGACTCCCCGGCTGTCTCTCCCTGCCAGCCGTGGGGCCATGAGAGGCCAGCCtccaggtgggggggggtcagctggcgGCCTGGAATTGACGCCTGCCTCTTCCTCAAAGGTTGCCAGAGCTGTCCTGAAGGGACATTTAATGACCGGCCTGCAGGGAGCTGCCAGCCCTGGAAGCAGTAAGTCCTCCTCCAGACCCAGAAATGCACACGCTCCGCGGCCTCATTGCGCTtgctctgggggggtggggggtgggctgtgCGCTGAACCCTCTTTGGTTGCCTGCAGATGTCCAGACAGCAGGCTCTTGAGGCCTGGAACCAAGACCTCCGATGCCGTTTGCATGTCGGAAGACCCAACGAGGAGACCCCGCTCCACCCGGCCCCCCTCCACCCGACCCAGCTCCACACGGCTCCCCCCATCGCCAGTCCCCCCCACCAAGATGTCAGGTCAGGTTAGGCTGTGTGGTGGACCCCTTGCCAGATGGGGGCTCTCAGTCCAGGGCAAGctctctggagtgtgtgtgtgtgtgtgtgtggggggcctTCAGAAGGGAGGGGGGCTTAGTCAGCCGGTCTGGAGGGAAGCCGATGGGGGCAAGGCTAGCCGGGCAGCTGCAGCCAGGATGGCGGGAATGGGAGGTGCCGAGGCGAAGAAGCCCTTCTCAGATGCCCGCCTGCCGCCCACGTGGGCAGTTGCAGGGGCCGCTGTGGGGGTGCCCGTGCCCGCCTGGCTCCAGTGAATGCCCCGCTGCCGACGGCTTCTGCTTTTCGGCGGCTTTCTTTGAACTTTTTGTTCAGTGTGCCTTAGGACTGCTTTTTCCCCTTATGGTTCAAGATCACCTTATTTATTGTTGGGTTTTGAGTACTGTAAGAACCAACACCGCCCCCCCAACCCAAACCCAATCTATGCAGGGGGAAACCGGCTCCCCCAGCCACAACTGTGAAGAGGTACGATCcggtcatggggggggggagaagggccctcttctcctgccaccaccccgggatccccccccccttttaacatACTACTTCCAGTGTGCAATAAGACTGCCTTGTGCATTCTGCAAGCGAGCTGAGTTTGCCGTCTTTCGCGAGAGTTCAAGCTGGCTTCTCGGCAGCAGTGTATACGATGGACGGGTggcctgactctgtgtgtgcgGAGGGGTCCCGGCACAAAGGCTCGCCCTCTTTGGGAAGGGGGCTGAGGCCTGctttctgcctgcctgtttgcaGAGATGGACGACCAGCTGACCACCCTCCGAGTGGCCCTGATCCTGGCCTTGCTGCTGTGTGTCCTGCTCCTGctgttcttctgcttcttcttcagcTCCTGGATCTCCAAGCGGCTGCCAGCCATTTTCGCCAAATGTAAGGCCAGCCCCAGGCAGTTTGTCCCCGACACCAAAACTCTCCACACTAGACGGCTCGGTGCCCAGCTGCGTCTGGCCCCGAGTCCAGGTTAGATGGGAACCCAGGTGCTGAGAGGGCCCCCTGGCCAGATGGGGACGCTGTGCTGCCTCCAGGcagatgggaggggagggggcttcagGGCCCTGAGgagctcctgcccctccccatGACCAGCAAAACCAGCATCCTGCAaaaccgggcgggggggggggacagcagcaCTGCAGATTCGAGGAGCTGGGTGTCTGCTTGCTCGGCACCTTTGAGAATGTCAGCCAGAGACCTTGCCTTACCTtgccaggtgggggtggggggtgcttttGTTCAAGCACAGAGTAGACACAGCCCTCTGGTTCTCAGCCCACCCTCGCTCCCCATAGACCCTTGATTCTGGGGGTCTGAGGGCCCGTGCTTCCAGCCAGGAGGAGGCTTTGCCTTCCAGCATCCCGGGCCAAGCGGCCTCCACCTTCCCTGGCCTCTGCCATGAGAGCAGGCAGGGAAGATTCCATCCAGGGAAGGGCAGCCCAAGAGGGGCCCTTGGGGGCTGCCCCACAGTGGTGGCTTCCTGCAAGCAGGGTTAAACCAGGGCCAACTACTGGTGGGCACTGGAGGCCTGGCTGTGGCCGCAGGATGTCGTTTTTCATTTGAAAACGAaagcccccatcccctgaggggaatctcttccagtgctgttcccacttctagtctccctttcatatgcaaccagggcggaccctgcttagctaaggggacgggTCGTGCTTCCtaacaccagaccagctctcctgggttcCACTCCGGGGTGTGCCTGCCTCACTCACTCCAGGGGAGCAACGTCTGAGTCCCTTCCGGCTGCTGCATCCGGGACGGGCACCCGAGCCTGCTTGGGCACCGAGGCCTGAATCCTCCTTCCccagtactgtgtgtgtgtgtgtgtgtgtgtgtgtgtgtgtgtgtgtgtgtgtgtgtgtgtgtgcgcgcgtgtgcaaagcagttgctcatgttgtcgccccccccccccccgcttctctccCTCGGCCCCATCCTGTAGTGCCCATTGGGCAGCTGGCCCAGGAAGTGGAGGACTGCAGCTACTGCTAcccggaggaagaggagggaggaagcagcagcagcagcagcagcagcaaagaagccgCGGCCCTGAAGGGAGAGCTGCTGGGGAGGAACCCTTGAGCGGCCCCAGGACCCCTCCCcggggagcaggaggaggttgATGGTCCTCGGCAGCCTGGCTCAGGGATGTTGCCCCCATTGTTTAAAAAATCAACCTGCACGGCGGGGgcctggagggagagggaggctcCGGCCCCCCAAGCACCTTTCCGCCCAGAGCGCAGCTGCACTGgggcaaggcgggggggggggcaggcagacaCCAGCAGGCCATGGGGGGCCAGCCCAGAAGggccctcctctcctgctgctgctgctctgccccctTCCCTTGAGGCTGGGCAGGAGAGCTTCCCGGGGGGCCATGGGAGGGCAAGCCTCTGGGGCTCCCTCCTCTGAAGCCAGGGCCGTGAAGCACCTTCTGTGGCAGGAGAGCCCCGGTGGTCGTGGAAACCTGTCCTGGCCCCAGAGGGGTGGCTGTTGCCTCCCACCCTGGCTGCGCTCCGCCCGCCCTGCCCTCTGGACCCACAAAAGCCCCCCTCCCAGTGACGGCATGACTCATCCAGCGACCTGCCCTTCGCCTCTGACATCAGCCAGCTCTGGAGGTTGGGGGTCGACGGAAACATTTGTGACGCCGCTGTGCGGTTTGTGTCTGTGATCTACCCACGACAGCCATGACTGCCTTCTTCCGGACCCATTTGCCATTTGCCTTTGAGCTCTGTGAACACAGCAGCTCACcacagttgtggggtgtgtgtgtgtgcgtgtgtaacaCACTGGGCTCTCTGACTGTGGTtctatatttatacaccacccaccCGCAAAGATGGAAAGATTTAACCAAGGAGGCGAATCTCTGCCTCCAAATCTGATGGGGGGGGGCTGGAAGTTTCCCAGGCAGCCCCTCGAGgccagcgggagggagggagggaggaccctTCTCACCCCTAGCCAAGGACCCTCTGTAGATCCAATCAGGTCTAGCAGGCTCCCCCAGAAGCAAGACTCTGCACTTTTACGATGCAGCCAGCAACCTGTCATTTTTAAGTTCTTGACACAGACTTCACTCAGGGAGGGGTTGGCTTTGGAAAATGCAGACCTGGGTCAGGCAGGATCTTGATTTCCGATGAATTGGGTTATTACatgcgtgcatgtgcgcacacacacacagacttggGAGCCTTGAAGGGGTTTTCAACCAAGATCTGAGAGATTCGGGGCAGTGAAGGTCAGTCCTGCCCATAATAGTAACAAATCTAAAGTGATTCCCCCCAAattggggcttttctctctcaaACCCAAAACGTAGCAActcttggtgggggtggggcagccaagTTGGGACTGAAGGGTTAGGgttacagctccccccccccccgcccgcccgatCTGAATGCAGCTGCCATCTCTTGCAAAATCAAAACACAAAGCATATTCCAGCAGCGCTGGGCACGGCTTCCTGTAATGaatgtttgcccccccccccttctgcatcCCCGCCTTTGTCTCCCCTCTACCTCCTCTGTGTTGCACACCTTCGACTGTAAGCTCCTCGGGGCAGGAGCCTTCTCCTCTTGTGCTTGTTCAAGAGAAACCAAGAAATGCTCCTGGGGCTGAGCAGTGGCCATCTGGATTGGGCCCTCCCAGTTGGGCCTCCGAGGTTTGTTTCTGGCCGAGTTCTGTCGGGTTCTTTTTTACAGCCTATACAACTATAACTTATAGTTGTtttattattggggggggggagtgtttctgGAGCAGCTCAGCCACACGCCTGACCTGCTCTTATGGGGCACAGAAGTAGATGCTTatttttgaaataaatggaagCTTCAGACTTCAGGCCTTTCTCTCCGTCCCGCTTGCACGGCGACACCCAGGGGAAGCCACCCTCGGCCACCGTCCAGGCAGCTCTCAATAGGGCTGGGGGTGCAATGCCGCCTGCAGGAGGGTCCCAGAAGCACCGGATCTCCTGAAGTGCCCAAAGCAGATGGCTCAGCACTGGAGAGCCAAGCGGCCGAAGATGGCCCGAGTCGAGACACCCCTGGCTGCTGCTCTCCATCCGGCCCCCGTGATCTCCTTCCCAGCTTTGCTCCCTCAGTGTTCCTGGCAACAGATGGGCAGGCTGCTGATTctgcatcctcccccccccccgtctctggAAAGGGCTCAGGACTCCTTCACGGGCCTTGAGCTCCCCACGCCTGCCCGAGTAGTTGGGCTCTTGCCTCCCGTCA
The genomic region above belongs to Hemicordylus capensis ecotype Gifberg chromosome 16, rHemCap1.1.pri, whole genome shotgun sequence and contains:
- the TNFRSF9 gene encoding tumor necrosis factor receptor superfamily member 9 isoform X1, producing MGGSRGRRPPPAALLLLLLLLQLLLWSPGRVCGERPCPTATYRDHTTGDCKLCKTCDGIREYETKCSATANAVCRCVPKFRCGSGSLCELCECTEGQELTEQGCQSCPEGTFNDRPAGSCQPWKQCPDSRLLRPGTKTSDAVCMSEDPTRRPRSTRPPSTRPSSTRLPPSPVPPTKMSEMDDQLTTLRVALILALLLCVLLLLFFCFFFSSWISKRLPAIFAKLPIGQLAQEVEDCSYCYPEEEEGGSSSSSSSSKEAAALKGELLGRNP
- the TNFRSF9 gene encoding tumor necrosis factor receptor superfamily member 9 isoform X2, with product MGGSRGRRPPPAALLLLLLLLQLLLWSPGRVCGERPCPTATYRDHTTGDCKLCKTCDGIREYETKCSATANAVCRCVPKFRCGSGSLCELCECTEGQELTEQGCQSCPEGTFNDRPAGSCQPWKQDGRPADHPPSGPDPGLAAVCPAPAVLLLLLQLLDLQAAASHFRQIAHWAAGPGSGGLQLLLPGGRGGRKQQQQQQQQRSRGPEGRAAGEEPLSGPRTPPRGAGGG